One stretch of Amycolatopsis sp. NBC_00345 DNA includes these proteins:
- a CDS encoding glycine--tRNA ligase, with translation MPANTIETVVSLCKRRGFVFPSGEIYGGTKSAWDYGPLGVELKDNIKRQWWKTMVQGREDVVGLDSSVILPRQVWVASGHVNVFTDPLIECLSCHKRFRADQLAEEYSERTGKETSEDDLSDVPCPNCGTRGKYTDPRDFNMMLKTYLGPVESEDGLHYLRPETAQGIFVNFNNVQQASRKKPPFGIGQVGKSFRNEITPGNFIFRTREFEQMEMEFFVEPGEDETWHQYWIDTRTEWYKDLGIKAENLRHFEHPKEKLSHYAKRTVDIEYRFAFNAGQEWGELEGIANRTDFDLTTHSNHSGVDLSFFDQASGQRYRPFVIEPAAGVARSMMAFLLDAYEEEEVPNAKGGMDKRTVLHLDPRLAPYKVAVLPLSRNADLSPKARDLAATLRKHWNVDFDDAQAIGRRYRRQDEIGTPYCVTVDFDTLEDNAVTIRERDSMKQERIAIDQVESYLGARLIGC, from the coding sequence GTGCCCGCCAACACCATCGAAACCGTCGTCAGTCTGTGCAAGCGCCGTGGCTTCGTCTTCCCGTCGGGAGAGATCTACGGCGGCACCAAGTCGGCGTGGGACTACGGGCCGCTCGGCGTGGAGCTGAAGGACAACATCAAGCGCCAGTGGTGGAAGACCATGGTGCAGGGCCGCGAGGACGTGGTCGGCCTCGACTCGTCGGTCATCCTGCCGCGCCAGGTCTGGGTCGCCTCCGGTCACGTGAACGTGTTCACCGACCCGCTGATCGAGTGTCTTTCGTGCCACAAGCGGTTCCGTGCCGACCAGCTCGCCGAGGAGTACTCGGAGCGCACCGGCAAGGAGACGTCGGAGGACGACCTGTCCGACGTGCCGTGCCCGAACTGCGGCACCCGCGGCAAGTACACCGACCCGCGCGACTTCAACATGATGCTGAAGACCTACCTCGGCCCGGTCGAGTCCGAGGACGGCCTGCACTACCTCCGCCCGGAGACCGCGCAGGGCATCTTCGTGAACTTCAACAACGTGCAGCAGGCGTCGCGGAAGAAGCCGCCGTTCGGCATCGGCCAGGTCGGCAAGTCCTTCCGCAACGAGATCACGCCGGGCAACTTCATCTTCCGCACGCGCGAGTTCGAGCAGATGGAGATGGAGTTCTTCGTCGAGCCGGGTGAGGACGAGACCTGGCACCAGTACTGGATCGACACGCGCACCGAGTGGTACAAGGACCTCGGCATCAAGGCCGAGAACCTGCGCCACTTCGAGCACCCGAAGGAAAAGCTCTCGCACTACGCGAAGCGCACCGTCGACATCGAGTACCGCTTCGCGTTCAACGCGGGCCAGGAGTGGGGCGAGCTCGAGGGCATCGCGAACCGCACCGACTTCGACCTCACCACGCACTCGAACCACTCGGGCGTGGACCTGTCGTTCTTCGACCAGGCCTCGGGCCAGCGCTACCGCCCGTTCGTGATCGAGCCGGCGGCGGGCGTGGCCCGCTCGATGATGGCGTTCCTCCTCGACGCGTACGAGGAGGAAGAGGTGCCGAACGCCAAGGGCGGCATGGACAAGCGCACCGTCCTGCACCTCGACCCGCGCCTCGCGCCGTACAAGGTGGCGGTCCTGCCGCTCTCGCGCAACGCCGACCTCTCGCCCAAGGCCCGCGACCTCGCGGCGACGCTGCGCAAGCACTGGAACGTCGACTTCGACGACGCCCAGGCCATCGGCCGCCGCTACCGCCGCCAGGACGAGATCGGCACCCCGTACTGCGTCACCGTGGACTTCGACACCCTCGAGGACAACGCGGTCACCATCCGCGAGCGCGACAGCATGAAGCAGGAGCGCATCGCGATCGACCAGGTGGAGTCCTATCTGGGCGCGCGGCTGATCGGCTGCTGA
- a CDS encoding class F sortase codes for MQGTQEQAATGSRRWARLAIGAAVVAALVTGCGQADQTAGPAPASASQQQPADQGGQQPQADPGKTPGTVRLPAGGSAKLVAEDVGADGALVIPQSLDEAAWWGSGLGAAQGVTLFSGHVNWKGKTGPFNQLWQLKPGQVVTVTDTAGAQWGYRIDDVRTIHKSGLAAESEKLFSPDGPHRLVLVTCGGDYVGGTEGYDDNRVATAELVTRP; via the coding sequence ATGCAGGGGACACAGGAACAGGCCGCGACGGGCTCGCGGCGGTGGGCGCGGCTGGCCATCGGGGCCGCGGTGGTGGCCGCGCTGGTCACCGGGTGCGGGCAGGCCGACCAGACCGCCGGCCCGGCACCGGCGTCGGCGTCGCAGCAACAGCCCGCCGACCAGGGCGGGCAGCAGCCTCAGGCCGATCCCGGCAAGACGCCCGGCACGGTCCGCCTGCCCGCCGGCGGCAGCGCGAAGCTGGTGGCCGAGGACGTCGGCGCGGACGGGGCGCTGGTCATCCCGCAGAGCCTCGACGAGGCCGCGTGGTGGGGCTCCGGGCTGGGCGCGGCCCAGGGCGTCACGCTGTTCTCCGGCCACGTCAACTGGAAGGGCAAGACCGGCCCGTTCAACCAGCTGTGGCAGCTGAAGCCGGGCCAGGTCGTGACCGTCACGGACACCGCGGGCGCGCAGTGGGGCTACCGGATCGACGACGTCCGCACGATCCACAAATCGGGCCTCGCGGCGGAGTCGGAGAAGCTGTTCTCGCCCGACGGGCCGCACCGGCTGGTGCTCGTCACCTGCGGTGGCGACTACGTCGGCGGCACCGAGGGCTACGACGACAACCGCGTCGCCACGGCCGAGCTGGTGACCCGGCCCTGA
- a CDS encoding class F sortase: MLRHALAVLFSVVAVLALAAGVVVLTWAPAPAPVAAAAEPPPGSLPGEDGAPAVLPADSSAVGQQRPGTVQLPDGSEARLVRTEVTHDGVLPIPRGLGDAAWWGARLGAEQGAAVLSGHVNWAGTKGPFDDLWRIRSGDNVSIVDSAGGRWLYRVTGAVTVGKGQLPAQAPQWFAQGGPHRLVLVTCGGDYVGGTEGYDENRIVTANLVSRPD, encoded by the coding sequence GTGCTGCGCCACGCGCTGGCCGTGCTGTTCTCGGTGGTCGCCGTGCTCGCGCTGGCCGCCGGTGTGGTGGTGCTGACGTGGGCGCCCGCGCCGGCGCCGGTCGCGGCGGCGGCCGAGCCCCCGCCCGGCTCGCTGCCCGGTGAGGACGGCGCGCCCGCCGTGCTGCCCGCCGACAGCTCCGCGGTGGGGCAGCAGCGGCCCGGCACCGTCCAGCTGCCGGACGGCTCCGAGGCGCGGCTGGTGCGCACCGAGGTGACCCACGACGGCGTGCTGCCGATCCCGCGCGGGCTCGGCGACGCCGCGTGGTGGGGCGCCCGGCTCGGCGCCGAACAGGGCGCCGCCGTGCTGTCCGGCCATGTCAACTGGGCCGGCACGAAGGGGCCGTTCGACGACCTGTGGCGGATCCGCTCCGGGGACAACGTGAGCATCGTCGACTCCGCCGGCGGCCGGTGGCTCTACCGCGTGACCGGCGCCGTGACCGTGGGGAAGGGGCAGCTGCCCGCGCAGGCCCCGCAGTGGTTCGCGCAGGGCGGCCCGCACCGGCTGGTGCTCGTCACCTGCGGCGGGGACTACGTCGGCGGCACCGAGGGCTACGACGAGAACCGGATCGTGACGGCGAACCTGGTGTCGCGCCCGGACTGA
- a CDS encoding ArsR/SmtB family transcription factor, producing the protein MATATSGALSAGPIPPEAEPHSPGRPAAAPLGASAGILADAGDLLRALAAPVRIAIVLQLRESDRCVHELVDALDVAQPLISQHLRVLKTAGVVEGERRGREVVYRLVDDHLAHIVVDAVAHVQEGK; encoded by the coding sequence ATGGCCACGGCGACTTCGGGCGCTCTCTCGGCCGGCCCGATCCCCCCGGAGGCCGAGCCGCACTCGCCCGGGCGTCCCGCGGCCGCCCCGCTCGGCGCGTCGGCGGGCATCCTCGCCGACGCCGGCGACCTGCTGCGCGCGCTGGCCGCGCCGGTGCGGATCGCGATCGTCCTGCAGCTGCGGGAGTCGGACCGGTGCGTGCACGAGCTGGTGGACGCCCTCGACGTGGCGCAGCCGCTGATCAGCCAGCACCTGCGCGTGCTGAAGACCGCGGGTGTGGTGGAGGGCGAGCGGCGCGGCCGTGAGGTCGTGTACCGCCTGGTGGACGACCACCTGGCCCACATCGTCGTCGACGCGGTCGCCCACGTGCAGGAAGGAAAATGA
- a CDS encoding Fur family transcriptional regulator: MTMTSAPAPVPGRRSTKQRTAVVDLLNTVDDFRSAQELHDELRKRGDGIGLTTVYRTLQSLSEAGEIDVLRTDSGEAIYRRCSSHHHHHLVCRVCGRTVEVEGPAVERWAEKIASENGFSDISHTVEITGTCAEHAGSAAR; this comes from the coding sequence ATGACGATGACCTCGGCTCCGGCCCCCGTGCCCGGCCGCCGCTCCACCAAGCAGCGCACGGCGGTGGTGGACCTGCTCAACACCGTCGACGACTTCCGTTCGGCCCAGGAACTGCACGACGAGCTGCGCAAACGCGGCGACGGCATCGGCCTGACCACCGTCTACCGCACCCTGCAGTCGCTCTCGGAGGCCGGCGAGATCGACGTGCTCCGCACCGACTCGGGCGAGGCCATCTACCGCCGCTGCTCCTCGCACCACCACCATCACCTGGTCTGCCGCGTGTGCGGCCGCACGGTGGAGGTCGAAGGCCCCGCCGTGGAGCGCTGGGCGGAGAAGATCGCCTCCGAGAACGGGTTCTCCGACATCAGCCACACGGTCGAGATCACCGGCACCTGCGCCGAACACGCGGGCAGCGCCGCGCGGTAG
- a CDS encoding TIGR03943 family putative permease subunit — protein sequence MRRETQNVLLILLGGALVKIALNGDYLRYVKPSQQPWIIIGGAVMLVLGGVAIVSDVLSARATARAAAAAGPDHGAEDGHAHAAHADDGHGHSHTVRSAWLLVVPVLAVFLVAPPALGADSVTRTEARVPSSAASTSAAAFPPLPAGAVVPMAMNEVVSRAGWDSSGTLNGRTVSMTGFVVHAGGQTLLARLVISCCAADASPVTVHLKGGAADRFPSDTWLQVTGQVVPGTASEANSYTPDLALASVERIPAPKDPYEY from the coding sequence ATGAGGCGCGAGACGCAGAACGTGCTGCTCATCCTGCTCGGCGGCGCGCTGGTGAAGATCGCCCTGAACGGCGACTACTTGCGTTACGTCAAGCCCTCGCAGCAGCCGTGGATCATCATCGGCGGCGCGGTGATGCTGGTGCTCGGCGGCGTCGCGATCGTGAGTGACGTCCTGTCGGCGCGCGCCACGGCCCGTGCGGCCGCCGCGGCGGGCCCGGACCACGGTGCCGAGGACGGCCACGCTCATGCCGCCCACGCCGACGACGGCCACGGGCACAGCCACACCGTGCGGTCCGCGTGGCTGCTGGTGGTGCCGGTGCTCGCGGTGTTCCTGGTGGCGCCGCCCGCACTGGGCGCGGACTCGGTGACACGCACGGAAGCCCGGGTGCCGTCGAGCGCGGCCAGCACGTCCGCCGCCGCGTTCCCGCCGCTGCCCGCGGGCGCGGTGGTGCCGATGGCGATGAACGAGGTGGTCAGCCGGGCCGGCTGGGACTCGAGCGGCACGCTCAACGGCCGCACCGTTTCCATGACCGGCTTCGTCGTCCACGCCGGCGGCCAGACGCTGCTCGCGCGGCTCGTGATCAGCTGCTGCGCCGCGGACGCCTCACCCGTCACGGTCCACCTGAAGGGCGGCGCGGCCGACCGCTTCCCGAGCGACACCTGGCTGCAGGTCACCGGCCAGGTCGTCCCCGGCACGGCCAGCGAGGCCAACAGCTACACCCCGGACCTGGCCCTGGCGAGCGTCGAGCGGATCCCGGCGCCGAAGGACCCGTACGAGTACTGA
- a CDS encoding permease, with protein sequence METLSNNATEETRRARRFRISSIEILCAVLLVAILAQGWLQDVFDVPALRTGSTVFVAVCVQALPFLVLGVLISGAIAAFVPARVLERVLPKKTGAAVGVAGLAGVALPGCECASVPVARRLIGQGVAPAAALTFLLAAPAVNPVVLVATAVAFPGRPEMVLARFAGSLGTAMVMGWIWARWGKLSWITERALRRLPDVEPGQRWKVFAETVRTDLVEAGGFLVLGALISSTLNVLVPAKWFGVLSDQVVVGVLVMAVLAVVLALCSEADAFVAASLTAVPMLPKLVFLVVGPAIDVKLFALQAGTFGKSFAVRFAPVTFVVALACGTVAGLLVLGGGR encoded by the coding sequence GTGGAAACCCTTTCCAACAACGCGACCGAGGAGACCCGGCGCGCGCGGCGGTTCCGGATCAGCTCCATCGAGATCCTGTGCGCCGTGCTGCTCGTCGCCATCCTCGCCCAGGGCTGGCTGCAGGACGTCTTCGACGTGCCCGCGCTGCGCACCGGCTCCACGGTGTTCGTGGCGGTGTGCGTGCAGGCGCTGCCGTTCCTGGTGCTCGGCGTCCTGATCAGCGGCGCGATCGCGGCGTTCGTGCCGGCACGGGTGCTGGAGCGCGTGCTGCCGAAGAAGACCGGCGCCGCGGTCGGCGTCGCCGGGCTCGCCGGGGTCGCGCTGCCCGGCTGCGAGTGCGCGTCGGTGCCGGTCGCGCGGCGGCTGATCGGCCAGGGCGTCGCGCCCGCGGCCGCGCTGACCTTCCTGCTGGCCGCGCCCGCCGTGAACCCGGTGGTGCTGGTGGCCACCGCCGTCGCGTTCCCCGGGCGGCCGGAGATGGTGCTGGCGCGCTTCGCCGGGTCGCTCGGCACCGCGATGGTGATGGGCTGGATCTGGGCCCGCTGGGGCAAGCTGTCGTGGATCACCGAGCGCGCGTTGCGGCGGCTGCCGGACGTCGAGCCGGGACAGCGCTGGAAGGTGTTCGCGGAGACCGTGCGCACGGACCTGGTGGAGGCGGGCGGTTTCCTGGTGCTCGGCGCGCTGATCTCCTCGACGCTGAACGTGCTGGTGCCGGCGAAGTGGTTCGGCGTGCTGTCCGACCAGGTCGTGGTCGGGGTGCTCGTGATGGCGGTGCTCGCCGTGGTGCTCGCGCTGTGCAGTGAGGCCGACGCGTTCGTAGCGGCGTCGCTGACGGCGGTGCCGATGCTGCCGAAGCTGGTGTTCCTGGTGGTCGGGCCGGCCATCGACGTCAAGCTGTTCGCCCTGCAGGCGGGCACGTTCGGGAAGTCGTTCGCCGTGCGGTTCGCGCCGGTGACGTTCGTGGTGGCGCTCGCCTGCGGCACGGTCGCCGGGCTGCTGGTGCTGGGCGGCGGGCGATGA
- a CDS encoding isoprenyl transferase translates to MLRRGRENRASGYELRAPEPHESGATPPEIPRDLVPKHVALVMDGNGRWANQRGLPRIEGHKRGEAVMIDVASGAVEIGVKWLSVYAFSTENWKRSPEEVRFLMGFNRDTIRRQVDYLGSIGVRIRWAGRRPKLWASVIKELQIAEEKTKNNTALNMTMCVNYGGRAELGDAMRRIGQDVAAGKLNPDKIDERTIGKYLYQPEMPDVDLFLRPSGEQRTSNFLLWQSAYAEMVYQDTLFPDFDRTHLWRACLEFAKRDRRFGAAVDQAEQAEQAKLAAEAAEGEAS, encoded by the coding sequence GTGCTGCGCAGGGGCCGCGAGAACCGGGCGTCGGGCTATGAGCTGCGGGCGCCTGAGCCGCACGAGTCCGGGGCCACGCCCCCGGAGATCCCACGAGATCTGGTCCCGAAGCACGTGGCGCTCGTGATGGACGGCAACGGCCGCTGGGCCAACCAGCGCGGCCTGCCCCGGATCGAGGGGCACAAACGCGGTGAGGCCGTGATGATCGACGTGGCCAGCGGCGCGGTCGAGATCGGCGTCAAGTGGCTCTCGGTGTACGCGTTCTCCACGGAGAACTGGAAGCGCAGCCCCGAAGAGGTGCGGTTCCTGATGGGCTTCAACCGCGACACCATCCGCCGCCAGGTGGACTACCTCGGCTCGATCGGCGTGCGCATCCGCTGGGCCGGGCGACGGCCCAAGCTGTGGGCGAGCGTGATCAAGGAACTCCAGATCGCCGAGGAGAAGACCAAGAACAACACGGCGCTCAACATGACCATGTGCGTCAACTACGGCGGCCGTGCCGAGCTGGGCGACGCGATGCGCCGGATCGGCCAGGACGTGGCCGCGGGCAAGCTCAACCCGGACAAGATCGACGAGCGCACCATCGGGAAGTACCTGTACCAGCCGGAAATGCCGGACGTCGACCTGTTCCTGCGGCCCTCGGGCGAGCAGCGGACGTCGAACTTCCTGCTGTGGCAGTCCGCGTACGCCGAGATGGTCTACCAGGACACGCTGTTCCCCGACTTCGACCGGACGCACCTGTGGCGCGCGTGCCTGGAGTTCGCCAAGCGCGACCGCCGGTTCGGCGCGGCCGTCGACCAAGCGGAACAGGCCGAACAAGCGAAGCTGGCGGCCGAAGCCGCTGAAGGCGAGGCGTCATGA
- the recO gene encoding DNA repair protein RecO, whose translation MVNLYRDTGVVLRTHKLGEADRIITLLTRRHGKVRAVAKGVRRTSSRFGARLEPFGHVDVQFYTGRTLDVITQVETVDAFALPLVADYQRYTAASAIAETADRLSAEEGEPVLKLYLLAVGALRALAGGERDPSLVLDAFFLRAMSYAGWAPAITECARCGLPGPHAAFNVAAGGSMCPDCRLAGSVHPAPEVLILLEALLHGEWPVAEAAPGITRRDASGLVAAHLQWHLERQLRSLPLVERRAREVAAPGK comes from the coding sequence GTGGTGAACCTGTACCGCGACACCGGAGTGGTGCTGCGCACGCACAAGCTGGGTGAGGCCGACCGGATCATCACCCTGCTGACCCGGCGGCACGGCAAGGTCCGCGCCGTCGCCAAGGGTGTGCGCCGCACCTCGTCGCGGTTCGGCGCCCGGCTGGAGCCCTTCGGCCACGTCGACGTGCAGTTCTACACCGGCCGCACACTCGACGTGATCACCCAGGTCGAGACCGTGGACGCGTTCGCGCTGCCGCTGGTCGCCGACTACCAGCGCTACACCGCGGCCAGTGCCATCGCGGAGACGGCCGACCGGCTGTCGGCCGAAGAGGGCGAGCCGGTGCTCAAGCTGTACCTCCTGGCCGTCGGCGCCCTGCGCGCGCTCGCGGGCGGTGAACGCGACCCCTCGCTGGTGCTCGACGCGTTTTTCCTGCGCGCCATGTCCTACGCCGGCTGGGCACCCGCGATCACCGAATGCGCCCGCTGCGGACTGCCGGGCCCGCACGCCGCGTTCAACGTCGCCGCGGGCGGTTCGATGTGCCCCGACTGCCGCCTCGCCGGCTCGGTGCACCCCGCGCCCGAGGTGCTCATCCTGCTCGAAGCCCTGCTGCACGGCGAATGGCCGGTGGCGGAGGCGGCGCCCGGGATCACCCGCCGCGACGCGTCCGGGCTGGTCGCGGCCCACCTGCAGTGGCATCTGGAGCGTCAGCTCCGCTCGCTGCCGCTGGTGGAGCGGCGCGCCCGGGAGGTCGCGGCACCGGGCAAGTAG
- a CDS encoding CD225/dispanin family protein gives MTNPYGQQQPYGQQPPYGQQPQQPGYGTPSGGMPAPYGAPQGQYGQQAPFGQPAYGGPGMGMPGGGDINAIKEYKGWAIGCIFLMWILAIFAIMKSNEVRTFKMQGNYAMAEQASQTTKTLCLIATIIGALVWVFAIIMIIVAIVAAASVSTYCSGYYC, from the coding sequence ATGACCAATCCCTACGGCCAGCAGCAGCCTTACGGCCAGCAGCCGCCCTATGGCCAGCAGCCGCAGCAGCCGGGTTATGGCACGCCGTCCGGCGGCATGCCCGCCCCGTACGGCGCCCCGCAGGGCCAGTACGGCCAGCAGGCCCCGTTCGGCCAGCCGGCCTACGGCGGCCCCGGCATGGGCATGCCCGGTGGCGGCGACATCAACGCCATCAAGGAGTACAAGGGCTGGGCGATCGGCTGCATCTTCCTGATGTGGATCCTCGCGATCTTCGCCATCATGAAGTCGAACGAGGTCCGCACGTTCAAGATGCAGGGCAACTACGCGATGGCCGAGCAGGCCTCGCAGACCACGAAGACGCTGTGCCTGATCGCCACCATCATCGGCGCGCTCGTGTGGGTGTTCGCGATCATCATGATCATCGTCGCGATCGTGGCCGCGGCGTCGGTGAGCACGTACTGCAGCGGCTACTACTGCTGA
- a CDS encoding RDD family protein, whose amino-acid sequence MTDPYGQPTGQPQGQQPFGQPPAQPPYGQQQGGFGQQPPSGGFPQPGQPGQPGQPGGFGQPAPGGYGQPGQPGGFGQPDPSGQPGFGQQPGGYGQQPGYGQQPGGFGQPAPYGMPGQFAPPGGYANWGQRAGAYLIDAAPLIAGIIVAVLVMIASETAGMIIYFVVILGFIGWTVYNRWITGGTTGQSLGKRVLGIKLIREDTGQPLGPGMAFVRDLAHILDNAICYLGFLWPLWDAKSQTFGDKIIGSIVVPADAAPAAAPYGQPAFGQPQQPFGGGGFPPPGQQPGFGQPGQPGQPGQQPYGQPQQPGGFGQPGQPQPGQPGQPQPGQPGQQPFGQPQQPGGFGQPPAQQPFAPQPPSGGFEQPGASGFEQAEPTQMIKPGQPESSGSDAAERTQMLKPGQSEATQNIPPEQPGQN is encoded by the coding sequence ATGACCGATCCCTACGGCCAGCCCACCGGCCAGCCGCAGGGCCAGCAGCCCTTCGGCCAGCCGCCGGCCCAACCGCCGTACGGCCAGCAGCAGGGTGGCTTCGGCCAGCAACCGCCGTCCGGCGGCTTCCCCCAGCCGGGCCAGCCCGGCCAGCCGGGCCAGCCGGGTGGTTTCGGCCAGCCCGCGCCCGGCGGTTACGGCCAGCCGGGCCAGCCGGGTGGTTTCGGCCAGCCGGACCCCTCCGGCCAGCCGGGCTTCGGGCAGCAGCCCGGCGGTTACGGCCAGCAGCCGGGTTACGGGCAGCAGCCGGGCGGCTTCGGCCAGCCCGCCCCGTACGGGATGCCGGGCCAGTTCGCGCCGCCCGGCGGTTACGCGAACTGGGGCCAGCGCGCGGGCGCCTACCTGATCGACGCCGCGCCGCTGATCGCGGGCATCATCGTGGCCGTCCTGGTCATGATCGCGAGCGAAACCGCGGGCATGATCATCTACTTCGTCGTGATCCTCGGCTTCATCGGCTGGACGGTCTACAACCGCTGGATCACCGGCGGCACCACCGGCCAGTCACTGGGCAAGCGGGTACTCGGCATCAAGCTGATCCGCGAGGACACCGGCCAGCCGCTCGGGCCGGGCATGGCGTTCGTCCGCGACCTCGCGCACATCCTCGACAACGCGATCTGCTACCTCGGCTTCCTGTGGCCGCTGTGGGACGCCAAGTCCCAGACCTTCGGCGACAAGATCATCGGCAGCATCGTCGTGCCGGCGGACGCCGCGCCCGCGGCGGCCCCGTACGGGCAGCCGGCTTTCGGCCAGCCGCAGCAGCCGTTCGGCGGCGGCGGGTTCCCGCCGCCCGGGCAGCAGCCGGGCTTCGGTCAGCCGGGTCAGCCGGGGCAGCCCGGCCAGCAGCCGTACGGGCAGCCGCAGCAGCCGGGCGGTTTCGGCCAGCCCGGTCAGCCGCAGCCCGGTCAGCCGGGTCAGCCGCAGCCGGGCCAGCCCGGTCAGCAGCCGTTCGGCCAGCCGCAGCAGCCGGGTGGGTTCGGCCAGCCGCCGGCCCAGCAGCCCTTCGCCCCGCAGCCGCCGAGCGGCGGGTTCGAGCAGCCGGGCGCGTCCGGCTTCGAACAGGCCGAGCCGACCCAGATGATCAAGCCGGGCCAGCCCGAGAGCAGCGGCTCCGACGCGGCCGAGCGCACGCAGATGCTGAAGCCGGGCCAGTCCGAGGCGACGCAGAACATCCCGCCGGAACAGCCCGGCCAGAACTGA
- a CDS encoding DUF2752 domain-containing protein: protein MPARGLRAKARALAPPAAVIAGLGVCCAAVWLGDPTTPGGPLPVCPTKYLFGIDCPGCGGMRMAYSVLHGDFAGALHYNAVSLVFLVLLAWSGAAWTLGRLRGRAVRSWLHWRRTPLVVAIVFCVWFVVRNLPFPPFTGLFV, encoded by the coding sequence ATGCCGGCGCGAGGGCTGCGTGCGAAAGCGCGGGCCCTCGCGCCGCCGGCCGCCGTCATCGCGGGCCTCGGCGTCTGCTGCGCGGCGGTGTGGCTCGGCGACCCGACCACGCCGGGCGGGCCGCTTCCGGTGTGCCCCACCAAATACCTCTTCGGGATCGACTGCCCCGGCTGCGGCGGCATGCGCATGGCGTACAGCGTGCTGCACGGCGACTTCGCCGGGGCGTTGCACTACAACGCCGTCTCGCTGGTGTTCCTCGTGCTGCTCGCCTGGAGCGGGGCCGCGTGGACGCTCGGCCGGCTCCGCGGCCGCGCCGTCCGGTCGTGGCTGCACTGGCGGCGGACGCCGCTCGTGGTGGCCATCGTGTTCTGCGTCTGGTTCGTGGTTCGCAACCTGCCGTTTCCGCCGTTCACCGGCTTGTTCGTCTGA
- a CDS encoding CD225/dispanin family protein: MTGPYPPPGGPYYGAPGYGPPGYGPPPDNNLVWAILTTVLCCLPLGIVSIVKSNQVNSLWFQGFHAEAYKAAADARKWAMWSAITTGILLLLYVIFIVVMVVVVGTSSSRYTP; the protein is encoded by the coding sequence ATGACCGGCCCGTACCCACCGCCCGGCGGCCCGTACTACGGCGCCCCGGGCTACGGGCCACCCGGTTACGGCCCGCCGCCGGACAACAACCTCGTCTGGGCCATCCTGACCACGGTGCTGTGCTGCCTGCCGCTGGGCATCGTTTCGATCGTGAAGTCCAACCAGGTCAACAGCTTGTGGTTCCAGGGGTTCCACGCCGAGGCGTACAAGGCCGCGGCCGACGCGCGCAAGTGGGCGATGTGGTCGGCCATCACGACGGGGATCCTCCTGCTGCTGTACGTGATCTTCATCGTGGTGATGGTGGTCGTCGTCGGCACCTCGTCCTCCAGGTACACGCCGTGA
- a CDS encoding CD225/dispanin family protein — translation MTSDQGLPPYSGGQQGGYQPGPPPSNNLVWAILTTIFCCLPFGIVSIVQAAKVNGLWAQGQGAAAQQAAQSAKKWAIISAAIGVVLIVISIILSVTGALTFSGNVNTY, via the coding sequence ATGACCAGTGACCAGGGCCTGCCCCCTTACTCCGGCGGCCAGCAGGGCGGGTACCAGCCCGGCCCGCCGCCGTCGAACAACCTCGTGTGGGCCATTCTCACGACCATCTTCTGCTGCCTGCCGTTCGGCATCGTGTCGATCGTCCAGGCCGCGAAGGTGAACGGCCTGTGGGCGCAGGGACAGGGCGCGGCGGCTCAGCAGGCCGCGCAGTCGGCGAAGAAGTGGGCCATCATTTCGGCGGCGATCGGCGTCGTCTTGATCGTGATCTCGATCATCCTCTCCGTTACGGGTGCGCTCACCTTCAGCGGTAACGTCAACACGTACTGA